In the Syntrophales bacterium genome, AAGATCGCAGCTGGTCGGCCTGCCGTGTATCGCGACGTTCAATCATGAAAAACTCGCAAGAAGTCGAAAAACATCTTCATGAGGGCGGCACTCCAAAATAGAGCCGTATGCTTTCGGCTATCATTTTTGCCGCATCTTCCTGGATATGATTTTCGAGCAGCCCGTCCCTATTCTTAAAATTCGTTGAAAAACCGAGCTCAATGAGAACTCCGGCCATGGAAATATTGTTCAATATGGCCACCGGTGCGGGTCGCACGCCCCTGCCCTCCCGTGGGAAAACCCGTCCCAGTTCGCGGTCCAGAATATTGGAAAAACGGATGCTGTTGTTGAGGAACGTGATTTCGAGCATTTCGTCGATGACCTTCCCCGGATCGGGTTCCTTCCGGGGATAGCTCTTCGAAGCGGGTACGTAGATCTCGTATCCCGATGCCCGTGTACTGAATCCGGCGTTCACATGGAGGCTGATCAGCAGATCGGCGTCGGCCGATCGAATGGCGTCCTTTCTGGCGTTAAGAGAAAGATTCCTGTCGTCCGGCCTGGTCAGCATCACGGCAATGGCATCGTTGGGCGACATTATGGCTTTCACCGATTTCGCGATTGCCAGGGTAACGTCTTTTTCGACGGCACTTCTGGAAAGTTGAACTCCTCTGTCGTCGCCTCCATGGCCGGCGTCGATGACGACGGTGAACTTCGCCGCTTCAGCGGAAGAGGGAACAAGCGCCGGAAGGCATGCCGTCATCAGCACCAAAATTGTCAGTAGCACATATCTCTTAATGGTTTTCATGGCTTGTAACCCTTGAGGGCGTCGTAAAATGGTACCGGAGGCATGACCTCCGGCATTATAGCCGGATGCTTGGAGGTTTTTTACAAAGCCGTCCCCCACAGGGCGTTTTGCGGCCTTTTACGAGTTCGCCGATCCTTGTCCCTGAAGGCGGATTCCTGATGGTGCATGCTTGTATAGAAAAAAAAGCTCCTTGTCAACAGACCATGGAACCTTTTCCTCAGGTTATCTTCCCCGCTGCTGCTTCACAAAGGGTTCACGCTGCCGTTCCACCGAAAGAACGCTGGGAAGCCTGTTCAGCTCCGACTCCAGTTTTTTGAACTGCGCGAGGTCGTTCACGTTCAGCTGGAAATCGAAATCGGCCCGCTGGTCGGGGTAGGTTGTGAGGTCGGCATAACTGATGTTGATCCCCAGGGATGATATGACGCCGCTGAGTTCCGCGAGAAGTCCCTTCTTGTCGGTACAGAACACGCGGATGTTGACGGGATAGGTCCGGCCTTTCTGGACTTCCCAGTTCACTTCGATTATCCGCTCGGAATCCATCTCCTCGACCTTCGGGCAATTGGCCAGGTGAACGCTGACCCCTCTCCCGCGGGTTATGTACCCCACGATGTCGTCGCCGGGCAGAGGATTGCAGCAGTGGGCGAAACGAACCATGATATCGTCGATGCCCCGCACCGATATGCCTGCGGTTGACATTTTCTTCGATTGTTTTTTCAGTTTGCCCGGAATCCCGGCTTCTTCAGTTTCTTCGTCACGATCTCTTGGCTCCGTCCCGTAGACCTGGTTGAGGACATAATGGGCCGATATTTTACCGTATCCTATGAGGGCCAGCAGGTCATCGAGAGAGACCAGCGACTGCTCTTCCAGGTGTTTCTTGAAAGACTTCTCCTTTACCAGGCGGTTCATGGAAATTGAGCGCTTCTTCAGCTCCCGGTCGAGGATATCCCTTCCCAACGTTATACTGCGCTCTCGTTCCTCGGTCTTGATCCACTGCTTGATCCGTGAAACGGCCCGGGATGTGACGGTGTACTTGAGCCAGTCTTTGCTGGGTTTCTGCCCCGGATGGGTCATGATTTCGACAGTATCGCCGTTCTTGAGCTGGTACTTCAGGGGGACGATGTTCCTGTTGACCTTCGCTCCCACACAGGTGTTTCCCACATCGGTGTGGATGCTGTAGGCAAAGTCGATGGGAGTCGCCCCCTTGGGAAAGGACTTCACATCTCCCCGGGGAGTGAATATGTAAACTTCATCGGGGTAGAGGGCCAGCTTGAGGTTGCGCATGAACTCCCGGGCATCCTTGAAGTCCTTCTGGCTCTCCAGCAGCTCCCGTAACTGCTGTATCTGCCGGTCATCCTCAAGTGAGGCTCCCCCGCCTTCCTTGTAGCGCCAGTGAGCGGCGATCCCATTTTCCGCCCAATCGTCCATCTCGCCGGTTCGTATCTGTATCTCCAGGCGTTCTCCATAGGGTCCGATTACGGTAGTGTGCAGGGAACGGTAGTTATTGGCTTTCGGCATGGCGACATAGTCCTTGAACCGTCCGGGAACGGGCTTCCAGAGGGAATGGACAACGCTGAGGGCCTCGTAACACTCTCTTTCCCTGTTTGAATCCAGTATGATTCTGAATGCCGTGAGATCGTAGACTTCATCAAAATTCAGGTGCTGTTCGTGCATTTTCATATAAATACTGTAGAAATGCTTCGCCCTGCCTTTGACGATTCCTCTCAGGCCGAATTCCTGAATTTTCTCCTGAATGATGCTCCTGATCTCCTCCGTGTACTTTTCCCGCTCATCCTTCTTCATCGCCACCCGGTCGATAAGTTCGTGGTAGCCCTCCGGGTGGAGATACTTGAATGCCAGGTCCTCGAGTTCTGTTTTTATCCAGTTAATGCCCAGGCGACCGGCAAGGGGCGCATAGACCTCCACCGTCTCCCTGGAAATGAAGATCTTTCGGGCGGGCTGGTGAAAGTCGAGGGTCCGCATATTGTGGAGACGATCGGCCAGACGGACCAGGAGAATCCTGATATCCGAAGACATGGCCAGGATCATCTTTCGAAAATACTCCGCCTGCTGTTCAAGGCGGCTGGCAAAGACAATCTTGCTGATCTTCGTGAGGCCGTCCACCAGAAAGGCCACCTCTTTGCCGAAGGAAGCCTCTATCTGGTCGAGGGTTGTCAGGGTGTCCTCCACGGTATCGTGGAGCAGGCCGGTGATGATGGTCGCCACGTCGAGCTTCATGGAAACCAGTATCCAGGTCACTTCGAGGGGATGGGTCAGGTAGGGCTCACCTGACAGGCGCACCTGTCCCTGATGGACCGTCGCGGAGAAGATGTATGCCTTCTCTATCATCTCCACTTCGCCCTGAGACATGTATTTCTGGGCTTCTTCCAGTATGTCGGTGATTCGAACCATACGATGAATCAGGCTTCATGTTTCAGCGAGGCCCCGAGTTCCCCGGCGACCATGCCGCCTACAACGTCCGTCGCATCGGCACAGGCAACGAGGCTTACATCGCCCGTGGCCCGCCTCCTCACTTCCACCAATCCCTCCGCCATGCGTTTCGCGCCGATGGTAATCCGCAGGGGAATGCCCAGAAGATCGGCATCCTTGAACTTGACACCAGCCCGCTCGTCCCGGTCATCATAGAGAACATCCAGGCCCCGCTCCCGGAGCTTTCCGTAGATCTCTTCCGCAGCCCGGGAGAGGATATCATCGGCCATGTTGACGGGCGTGATGATAACCTGGAAAGGAGCGATGGCCATGGGCCAGATGATGCCGTCAGCGTCATGGCTCTGTTCGATGACCGCCGCCGCTGTCCGGGCGACGCCGATTCCGTAGCATCCCATAATAATGAATTTTTCCTTGCCGTCCCTGTCAAGAAAGGTGGCATTCATGGCCGTGCTGTATTTGGTTCCCAGTTTAAAGACATGGCCCACTTCTATTCCCCGGGCGAAACGAATCTCGCCGCCGCACCTGGGGCAGGCGTCTCCTTCGGTAATCATGCGCAGATCGGCGAAGGAGGCAACGGTGATGTCCCTGCCGAAATTACAGTGCTTCAGGTGATAGTTTTCGCGGTTCGCGCCGACAACAAAGTTTTTCATGGGTGCCAGTGAATAATCGGCGTAGATGGGACACTTGATGCCGAGAGGTCCGGCAAATCCCCGGGGAGACCCCGTGACCGCCTGTATTTCGTCGTCCGGTGCCATCTCCAGGATTTCCGCGCCAAGAACGTTGCGAACCTTGGTTTCATTCACTTCCCTGTCGCCGCGCACGAGAACGGCTACGGTCCTGCCGTCGGCAACGTATATGAGCGTCTTGACGATATCCCGCGGTTCCACGCCGATAAACTCCGACACCTCTTCGATGGTCCTGATGTCCGGCGTGTACACTTCTTCCAGGGACAGAAACTCCGATTTCACCGGAACTGGTTCCGGGGGCTTCACTGTCTCCGCTTTTTCGATGTTTGCCGCATAGGTGCAGGAAGCGCAGTAGACCATTCCATCCTCGCCGGAGGGCGCGCTGACCAGGAATTCGTGAGAATAGCTTCCGCCTATAGCGCCGCTGTCGGCTTCGACAGCCCTGAAGGTGAGACCACAGCGTTTGAATATGCGTTCATAGGCATTGTACATTTTTTTGTAGGACAGGGCGGCCCCCTGTTCATCGACATCGAAGCTGTATGCATCTTTCATGCTGAACTCACGGCTTCTCATGACACCGAAACGGGGTCTGATTTCGTCCCTGAATTTTGTCTGTATCTGGTAAAGATTCAACGGAAGCTGGCGGTAGGTCTGTATTTCGCTGCGAACGATATCGGTGACCACCTCTTCATGGGTGGGCCCGATGCAGTAGTCCCGGTTGTGCCGATCCCGAAGCCTCAGGAGTTCCTTCCCATAGTGCTGCCATCGTCCCGATTCGAGCCAGAGTTCCGCCGGCTGAACGGCGGGCATGAACAGTTCCTGGGCTCCGGCGGAGTCCATCTCTTCGCGGATGATGGCCTCGATTTTTTTGATGGTCCGGTAACCCAGGGGAAGGAAGGAATAAATTCCGCCGGCCAGCTTCCGTATCATCCCCGCCCGCAGCATGAGCTGGTGGCTCATCACCTCCGCGTCCGAGGGAATTTCCTTGATTGTCGGTAACAGCATTTCAGAGTAGCGCATTATCTCTCCTGTGTCCTATGGTTTCCTGCGGGGCCTGCGGGAGGACGGGGCTCTTCCGTGACCATCCGTCGAATCTCTTCCATGAGAGCATCGACGAAATGCTCTTCCGCCACCTTCTTCACCATGGTGCCCTTCTTGAAAAGAACGCCGGAACGCCGGCCTCCGGCTATGCCGATATCGGCTTCCGCCGCCTCCCCGGGACCGTTCACCACACATCCCATGAGGGCGATTTTGAGATATTCCTTCATTCCCGAGAGCCTGGCCTCCACCTCCGCCACAAGGGCGGGAAGGTCTATCTCGCACCGCCCGCAGGTAGGACACGAAATGATGTCAGGCCCCCGCTTTCTGATATCCAGAGCCCTCAGAATGCCCCAGGCAACGGGCATCTCCTGCAGTGGATCACCCGTTATGGAAACACGGATCGTGTCACCGATACCTTCGCTGAGCAACACACCCAGCCCGATGGATGATTTTACGGCCGAACTCACCAGCCCCCCCGCCTCCGTCACACCCAGGTGGAGAGGGTAGTCTGTTTTCCCCGCTATCCCCCGACAGGCGGCGATCATGGTGCCGACGTCGGAGGATTTGAGAGACAGCTTGAGGGCCCCGAAACCCCTGTCTTCAAAAAAGGCAATGGTCCGCAGGGCGCTTTCAACGAGAGCATCCGCCGTGGGGCCGCCGTGTTTCTCGAGGATGTCTTTTTGCAGGGAGCCCGCATTGATGCCGATGCGAATCACCACATTTTTCCGGCGAGCCGCTTCAATAACGGAAGCAAGGTGTTCCCTTCCCATCGTGCCGGGATTGATCCTTATGGCGTCTGCGCCACCCTCGATGGCGCGGAGGGCGAGACGGTGATCGAAATGTATATCAGCGATGAGGGGAACCGGTGACTGCTTTCTGATGTCCGGCAAGGCATCCGCAGCTTTGCCGTCGGGGACGGCAAGGCGTACGATTTCGCATCCCGCCTCCTCGAGTCTGGCGATTTGATCCACTGTTTCGAGGATGTTGCTCGTGTTCGTGGATGTCATGGACTGGACAACGACGGGGGCATCTCCGCCCACCTGCACCGCACCGATGAAAACAGGCTTTGTTGTACGTCTCTTTACTGTCATCAGGCACTTCGCATCATTACACTTACCGTATCCAATATGCTATAGCACGAATGAGAAAGGGTCGGCAATGGTTAATTCCCCGCGGACGGGGTGCCGTCGAGCGGCCCCGGGACAGGCGGCCGGGAAGAGCGGCCGGACGCGGTTGCGGTGCAAAGAGACGGGCATGTCAGCTCTTCGAGAATGAGCCGGCGGGAGGTTCTGTCCGGCATCGGTGGAAGGAACCCGCTCAACGTCGAAACGTTTCTCCCGCTCACGGCGATGATTCTTCTCAGCGCCTCGTAGAGCGGTAGAGGCTTGAAGGCCTGAACGCTCATGTACCTGATCATCTTATAGGTCTTGAGAGCGTCAAACCATCCCGAGTACTGTTTTTCCGTTACGCCTTTCCTCCCGGCATTTTCGAGCAGCCGGGGCCACACCCTGTGAAATCCTTCCCTGCGCAGAAAATCCGGAAGCAGGACGTGAATGTGGCGCGCCCGTTCCAGAATTGTCCCGGTATCGGAAGCCGCCTGCTCTCCGAGACAGGCTATCCAGTCCTTCAAAATCCGGAACACTTCAGGGTCCCAGGCGGTCCCGAGACGTCCTCCGTGAGACGCGTATCGGGAAATCGTCCGTCCCGTGCCGAATGGAACACGCTGAGATCTCCTGGCCGAAGGATAGACCCGGGTGTTGGTTACCAGACCGATGGCACCGATCTTCGTGACCTTGTTGAGGAAGTGAAAATCTTCCCCCGCCTCACGCCTGCTCATGCCCCGCACGGCCGCGTATCCGCCGGCGGTGACGGCAATGGTTGAGCCGATGGCATGCCAGGCGTAGGGCGAACAGGCATATTCCAGTCCAAGCCGGTAGTATCGTATGAATGTTTCATACAGACAAATCGCATCATCATCCTCGTCATTCTCCCCAGGCTGGTGAAGAAATTCCACGGCCGCCGCCGTGAGATTTCGTGTTTCAAAGTTTTTCCGCACCGCTGAAATCCAGTTGTTCTCGACGATGGTGTCAGCGTCAAGGCAGAGAAGTATGCTCGGCGAGACACTCCGGTGATCGAACAGTTCAAGGGCCCGGTCCATGCCGATTTTCCGGGCCAGGCCGACACCGCCACCTCCCACAGGAAGTTCCCTGCCCGGCGACGAGGCATCGACATAGCCGATTGATAGGCCGCCGGCGGCCCCGGGATGCGTCTTTTCCATCACCAGGCGCCGCAGGACGGCAAGGGTTTTTTCGTTGTCTTTCCGGTCACGGGGCCTGGCGATACCGGGAAGACCGTTATTGACGACGCAGATCACCATGGTTTCAGCCAGGCTCCGCGCGTCATTTTGCGCAATGCTCTCCAGAGTTCTGAAAAGATGGGCCGACTCGGCAAGGACGGGAATCACGACGGCCGCGCGGACTGTCGTGGGCTGTGCCCCTGAAAGGCTCCATCGGCAGTCACAGCCGTACCTGCTCAAGTACGTGTTTATTCCCTCCGCCATAGGCTGTGGCCCCCCTGGGCATCGACCAGGCTTCTCAGGCTATCGAAGTCACCCCGGTCTATCCAGTGAATTACGGTACCCCTCCGTTCCATCCGCCGGAACCAGGTCTCCTGCCGTTTGGCAAACTGACCGATGCGGATGGCGAGAATTTCGATCATTTTTTCCCGCGAGAGTTCCCCCCGAAGGTGTCGGGCGATGTATCGATATTCAAGACCGAAAGAGTCAAGACGCTGCCAGCTCAGCCCCGCGGCGTGCAGGTCCCTGACTTCGTCTATCATCCCCTTCTCTATGCGCTCCAGCAGACGTCTCCGGATCAGGTCCCGTAACCGGCTTCGTTCCACTCGTATGCCGATCACGCACGGAATGACGCAGGGCTTCGGGGCTCGGTCGGCCTCGGCTGACTCCCTGCGTTTTTCCTCGATAATGATGGCCCGGGCGAGCCTGGTCGCATCTAGGACATCGGTTGTATTGTGGGGCGTTCCTCTGAGCTCAAGATACCGTCGTCTCAGGCTCCGGAGATCCCGGTCCGGAAGCTCATCGAGACGCTTCAGCCCCTCTGAATCAAAGGCGGCGGGAAGATCGTAGCCTTTCGTCACAGCCTCGATATACAGGCCCGTTCCTCCCACCATAAGGGGGAAGGCCCCGCGGTTTTTGATGTCCGAGAAAACCCGGTAGAATGCCTGCTGAAATTCGAAAAGGTTGAATTCATGGTGAGGATCAACGATGTCGATCATATGACAGTGAACCGGTGTGCCTCCCCCGGTGAACTGCTCCAGGTCCTTTCCTGTCCCGAGATCCATGCCGCAGTAAACCTGCCGGGAATCGGCCGAGATGATTTCAACGGTCGTTCCGTGCAGGGCCTCGATGTGCCGGGCGAGCCTGACGGCCAGAGCTGTTTTGCCCGACGCCGTCGGTCCCAGAAGAACCATGAGGTTGAAGGGAGGTTCGTCATACATGACAGGCAGAGTCCATCGCTGTGAGGGGACCCGTACTCTTCAGAGCCTAATCCAGCAGGTGAACAAAGAGGCCGCTTTTCAGCTTCGGCTCGAACCAGGTTGACTTCGGCGGCATGATCTGTCCCTTGTCGGACACAGCCATGAGCGAGTCCATATCCGTCGGGTAGAGTGAAAAAGCGACTGCGTAGAGGTCCGCGTCGACAAGGCGCTCCAGTTCTCCGGTTCCTCTGATGCCGCCGACAAAATCGATCCGTTCGTCACCCCTCATATCGGTTACGCCCAGTATGGGGGCAATCAACCGGTCCTGCAGAACGGACACGTCGAGAGAGGACACAATGTCATTATTCCCGCACCCTTCACCTGTCGGGGACAGGCGGAACCACTGTCCTCCCAGATACATGCCGAAGACACCCCGCTCCGGAGCGGGGGCGTTTCTCTCCAGCGGTTCCAGCAGAAACCGGTCGGACAGACGGTCGAGAAATGCCTCTTTCCCCATGCCCGCGAGATCGCGGACGACGCGGTTGTAGGGAAGAATGCGCAACTGTCTGTGGGAAAACAAGACCGCCATGATGCGGTTGTATTCTTCCGCTCCTGTGTGGGCCGGATTCGCCTGCCTCCGGATTTCGGCCACGCGGTTTGCCGCTGCCGCCCGATGGTGGCCGTCGGCTATGTACAAAGAATCGATTTTCTCGAAGGCATCGGCGATACGGTCCATGGTTCGTGCGTCCCGCACAATCCACGCGGAGTGGAAGGTCCGGTCATCGGCCCGGAAGGCATACTCGGGCTGTTGCCGGGACGTGATCCCGTCAATGATGGAGTCAACAGAGCCGTTGTCGCGGTATGCAAGAAATACCGGTCCCGTCTGCGCGTTCAGCCGGTCGATGTGCCGGGTCCGGTCTGTTTCCTTATCCGACCTGGTAAGCTCATGGCGCTTGATTCTTCCGGAACGGTAGTCTTCGGATTCAAAGCAGGCCACGATGCCGGTCTGGACATGGCTGTCCGCCTGCTGGCGGTACAGGTAGAAACAGGGAGTCTCATCCTGTATCATGACGCCCTCCCGCACCATCGCCTGCAGCGCATCACAGGCGGACTGGTACACCCGGGGGTCGGGCGGGTCTATGGCATCGGGAAGATTGATCTCAGACCTCTCAATCTTGAGAAAGCTGAGGGGGTTCGCCCCCGCGATGAGCCGGGCCTCTTCACGGCTCATAACATCATAGGCATCGGAAGCCACTCCGGAGGCACGGTCCGGTACCGGTCTCAACGCTCTGAAAGGCCACAACGTGGTCATGGGATTCTCCGTCTCAGTGAATAACGATAGGGCATTCATCTAGCACATGTGTCACTGAAAGATCAATCTCATTGCCGTCCGGCGCCGATGGCTGACACAGTGATTTCTTGCAATATGCCATCGGCAATAGTAAAAGGTTCTCCGGGGAGCGTCCCCTCCCCCTGATGATCAGCGGGACAAAAGCCACAAGGACGAAGAAAATGATGAACGAAGACGGCCTGACACGGGTGTTTATTCACGGACTTGAAAGTTCAGGCGGCGGAACGAAAGGGGTATTCTTCAAGGAACGATACCCCGGCATGATTATCCGGGATTACAGGGGAAGTCTCGAGGAGAGAATGGGCGCGCTTCGGTCTCTCCTTGCGGGGAAAAAGGGTCTGGTACTGGTGGGTTCCAGCTATGGCGGTCTCATGGCTGCCCTGTATGCTTGCGCAAACCCCCAGGCGATCCACAAGCTGATTCTGCTTGCGCCGGCACTCGCCCTGGATGAGTTCAGGGAACAGTGCCGCGGGCCTCTGGACTTCCCCGTGGTGGTGTATCACGGAAGCAATGACGACGTGGTCCTCATCGAGCCTGTTCGGAAGATCGCCGCGGACCGGTTCAGGAATCTCGAATACAATGTGATCGACGATGACCATTCCTTAAGAAGCCGGTTCAAACTACTGGATTGGGACCGTCTCTTGTGCTATGAAGATTAACCAGGAAGGTCAAATGGTTAGGTCGGGAGAGGAACAGCATTCCGTGGAAGAACACTATTCTCAGAAGATCGTCATCCGCTACACGGCCGACATTGTCGACAAGCCGCTGGTGTGCCGTCTTGCCAGAGATTTCGATCTCGATTTTAACATTCTCCATGCCCGGGTCCTGCCCAAACGGGAGGGCGTCCTGGCCCTGGATCTCTCCGGCAAGAAGGATGACTTTTACCGGGGCATTGCCTTCCTGAAAGAATCAGGACTCAAGGTTGAACTGCTTTCAAAGAGTGTAACCCACAATGAGGAGCGCTGTGTCCACTGTGGGGCCTGCCGGGCGTTCTGTTCCACCGGTGCCCTTCACCAGGATCCGGTTTCCATGAAAACTCTTTTTGATCCGGCCAAATGCAGTGGCTGTTCCGTCTGCGTCAAGGCCTGCCCTGCCCGGGCCATGGTCATCAATCTTATCTGAACATCTGTTGTTACTCGCCATGGGAACCGGACAGCAACTCTTTTCCCTTCTCGATCATCCGTTCCACCATCCCGGTGACGCCCTTCCCCCTGTCAAGCGCTTCACGTCCTTTATCGAACACATCGCCGCTTCGTTCACGAATCTCCGAAATATTGGTTTTTACACGGTCTGGAAATTCCTCCGGGGCCCTGTAATAGGAATACCCCATGAGGATGACAAACACGGCAAGGGAGATAAGGGCGTATTTCAGGATCTTCTTCATCAGAAAATAGAGGACGACGATCGCCGAGAGAACGATGAGTCCCGCGATGACGGGGTTGTCTGCGAGATATCGCGTCAGGGCTTCCACGGGCGGACTCCTTCTCCAGGCCGACAGTACTCGGATACGGGAGAATGTATATCAAAGGAACCGCGATTACAAGCATATCTGATAGAAACGGTGCCGCCTTGAAAAAAAAGCGCCCGTGCATTACAAGCTGAAGTGTATTCTTCAGGAAACAGGAACGGACACGATATGCCGGGCTGGCGCGGCGCCATTCTGAACATCGACCTGTCATCGAGGGCAGTTTCTCGGGAAGTTCCCGATGCCGAGCTGTTGCAGCACTGCATCGGCGGTCGCGGCCTCGCGGGATTTTTCCTGGAAGACCGGTGTACCCTTCCCTGGGATGATCCCGCCATGCCGATTCTTCTATTCACCGGTCCCCTGGTCGATACGCCATCCCCCACATCAGGACGGATGACGATCATGTCGCGGTCTCCCCTCACGGGGACCATGGCTGACGCTTCGGTGGGAGGCTCCCTGGGAACCATGATCAAGAGGGCCGGCTGGGACGGCATCATTATTACCGGTAAGGGTAACGACCTCACAGGAATTGAGATCGATAACGGTGAGGTGACCTTCACCGACGCGGGACACCTGGCGGGCCTCGCCACGGGAGATATCACCGCCCGGCTGCGTCACAGGGGTTCGGTTCTTGCCTTGGGACCCGCCGCTGAAAAAGGCGTTCGTTTCGCCAGTGCAATCATCGATGGCCATTACGCGGCTGGTCGGAACGGCATCGGCCTGTGCTTTGCCGCCAAGAACATCAAATACATCACCGTTAGAGGAGAAAGCCGCACGGACATCCATGACCGGGCCGAGTTGAAACGCGCCTGTGAGGACATCCATCGCCTTGTTGCCGCCTCGCCGGCCCTTATGGGCGAGTTGGGAATAGGCTCTTTCGGGACGCCCGCGCTCTACGATCTCATGCACGCCCGGGCCATAATGCCCACGAACAATTTTACCGAGACATTCTTCCCTCCGGCCCCGGAGCTGAACGCCTTTGCCGTCAGGAACGCCTATTCTCCCCGCACAGCGGCCTGCCGGGGATGCCATATCGGATGTAAAAAGGTGTCCTCCCGCGGCGAGGCCCTGCCGGAGTTCGAAACACTTTCGCATTTCAGCGCTCTTCTGGGCAACAGCGACCTGGCTTCGGTCGTTGAGGCAAACCGTCTCTGCAACGAACTGGGCATGGACACCATATCCACGGCGGCTACCCTGGCCTGTTACGCCGAGATTGAAGACCGGAAACTCGCCCCTGAGGATATTCTGGGCCTTGTTCGTGATATCGGTACCGGCCGCGGAATCGGCGCAGAACTGAGCAGCGGTTCGAAACGCTATGCCTCTCGAAAGGGCAGACCCGAATCCTCCATGTCCGTGA is a window encoding:
- a CDS encoding N-acetylmuramoyl-L-alanine amidase; the protein is MKTIKRYVLLTILVLMTACLPALVPSSAEAAKFTVVIDAGHGGDDRGVQLSRSAVEKDVTLAIAKSVKAIMSPNDAIAVMLTRPDDRNLSLNARKDAIRSADADLLISLHVNAGFSTRASGYEIYVPASKSYPRKEPDPGKVIDEMLEITFLNNSIRFSNILDRELGRVFPREGRGVRPAPVAILNNISMAGVLIELGFSTNFKNRDGLLENHIQEDAAKMIAESIRLYFGVPPS
- a CDS encoding bifunctional (p)ppGpp synthetase/guanosine-3',5'-bis(diphosphate) 3'-pyrophosphohydrolase, with product MVRITDILEEAQKYMSQGEVEMIEKAYIFSATVHQGQVRLSGEPYLTHPLEVTWILVSMKLDVATIITGLLHDTVEDTLTTLDQIEASFGKEVAFLVDGLTKISKIVFASRLEQQAEYFRKMILAMSSDIRILLVRLADRLHNMRTLDFHQPARKIFISRETVEVYAPLAGRLGINWIKTELEDLAFKYLHPEGYHELIDRVAMKKDEREKYTEEIRSIIQEKIQEFGLRGIVKGRAKHFYSIYMKMHEQHLNFDEVYDLTAFRIILDSNRERECYEALSVVHSLWKPVPGRFKDYVAMPKANNYRSLHTTVIGPYGERLEIQIRTGEMDDWAENGIAAHWRYKEGGGASLEDDRQIQQLRELLESQKDFKDAREFMRNLKLALYPDEVYIFTPRGDVKSFPKGATPIDFAYSIHTDVGNTCVGAKVNRNIVPLKYQLKNGDTVEIMTHPGQKPSKDWLKYTVTSRAVSRIKQWIKTEERERSITLGRDILDRELKKRSISMNRLVKEKSFKKHLEEQSLVSLDDLLALIGYGKISAHYVLNQVYGTEPRDRDEETEEAGIPGKLKKQSKKMSTAGISVRGIDDIMVRFAHCCNPLPGDDIVGYITRGRGVSVHLANCPKVEEMDSERIIEVNWEVQKGRTYPVNIRVFCTDKKGLLAELSGVISSLGINISYADLTTYPDQRADFDFQLNVNDLAQFKKLESELNRLPSVLSVERQREPFVKQQRGR
- a CDS encoding proline--tRNA ligase encodes the protein MRYSEMLLPTIKEIPSDAEVMSHQLMLRAGMIRKLAGGIYSFLPLGYRTIKKIEAIIREEMDSAGAQELFMPAVQPAELWLESGRWQHYGKELLRLRDRHNRDYCIGPTHEEVVTDIVRSEIQTYRQLPLNLYQIQTKFRDEIRPRFGVMRSREFSMKDAYSFDVDEQGAALSYKKMYNAYERIFKRCGLTFRAVEADSGAIGGSYSHEFLVSAPSGEDGMVYCASCTYAANIEKAETVKPPEPVPVKSEFLSLEEVYTPDIRTIEEVSEFIGVEPRDIVKTLIYVADGRTVAVLVRGDREVNETKVRNVLGAEILEMAPDDEIQAVTGSPRGFAGPLGIKCPIYADYSLAPMKNFVVGANRENYHLKHCNFGRDITVASFADLRMITEGDACPRCGGEIRFARGIEVGHVFKLGTKYSTAMNATFLDRDGKEKFIIMGCYGIGVARTAAAVIEQSHDADGIIWPMAIAPFQVIITPVNMADDILSRAAEEIYGKLRERGLDVLYDDRDERAGVKFKDADLLGIPLRITIGAKRMAEGLVEVRRRATGDVSLVACADATDVVGGMVAGELGASLKHEA
- the ispG gene encoding flavodoxin-dependent (E)-4-hydroxy-3-methylbut-2-enyl-diphosphate synthase; this encodes MTVKRRTTKPVFIGAVQVGGDAPVVVQSMTSTNTSNILETVDQIARLEEAGCEIVRLAVPDGKAADALPDIRKQSPVPLIADIHFDHRLALRAIEGGADAIRINPGTMGREHLASVIEAARRKNVVIRIGINAGSLQKDILEKHGGPTADALVESALRTIAFFEDRGFGALKLSLKSSDVGTMIAACRGIAGKTDYPLHLGVTEAGGLVSSAVKSSIGLGVLLSEGIGDTIRVSITGDPLQEMPVAWGILRALDIRKRGPDIISCPTCGRCEIDLPALVAEVEARLSGMKEYLKIALMGCVVNGPGEAAEADIGIAGGRRSGVLFKKGTMVKKVAEEHFVDALMEEIRRMVTEEPRPPAGPAGNHRTQER
- a CDS encoding glycosyltransferase family 2 protein, coding for MAEGINTYLSRYGCDCRWSLSGAQPTTVRAAVVIPVLAESAHLFRTLESIAQNDARSLAETMVICVVNNGLPGIARPRDRKDNEKTLAVLRRLVMEKTHPGAAGGLSIGYVDASSPGRELPVGGGGVGLARKIGMDRALELFDHRSVSPSILLCLDADTIVENNWISAVRKNFETRNLTAAAVEFLHQPGENDEDDDAICLYETFIRYYRLGLEYACSPYAWHAIGSTIAVTAGGYAAVRGMSRREAGEDFHFLNKVTKIGAIGLVTNTRVYPSARRSQRVPFGTGRTISRYASHGGRLGTAWDPEVFRILKDWIACLGEQAASDTGTILERARHIHVLLPDFLRREGFHRVWPRLLENAGRKGVTEKQYSGWFDALKTYKMIRYMSVQAFKPLPLYEALRRIIAVSGRNVSTLSGFLPPMPDRTSRRLILEELTCPSLCTATASGRSSRPPVPGPLDGTPSAGN
- a CDS encoding tRNA (adenosine(37)-N6)-dimethylallyltransferase MiaA; this encodes MYDEPPFNLMVLLGPTASGKTALAVRLARHIEALHGTTVEIISADSRQVYCGMDLGTGKDLEQFTGGGTPVHCHMIDIVDPHHEFNLFEFQQAFYRVFSDIKNRGAFPLMVGGTGLYIEAVTKGYDLPAAFDSEGLKRLDELPDRDLRSLRRRYLELRGTPHNTTDVLDATRLARAIIIEEKRRESAEADRAPKPCVIPCVIGIRVERSRLRDLIRRRLLERIEKGMIDEVRDLHAAGLSWQRLDSFGLEYRYIARHLRGELSREKMIEILAIRIGQFAKRQETWFRRMERRGTVIHWIDRGDFDSLRSLVDAQGGHSLWRRE